Part of the Fusarium musae strain F31 chromosome 3, whole genome shotgun sequence genome, GCTCGCCTCCTCTTTTTCAAGATGCGCCCTTTCTCTCCTGCATCCATCTCTCGCGTTACTCGCACATCCACTCGAATCAATCCCTTTTTTACCCAACCTCGCAACTTTTCTTTCACACAAGCCATAATGGGTGTTCAGAAGACCATCATCTCCGAGGGCAGCGGCCCCTCTCCCCAGGTCGGCCAAAAGGTCACCATCCAATACACCGGCTGGATCAAGGACGAGTCCAAGCCTGACAACAAGGGCGACCAGTATGTTCATTTGTGCGCCCACCGCTCTTGAACGTAGTTGACAACTCTCTTCACAGGTTCGACAGCTCCGTCGGCCGTGGTGCCTTCGTCGTGAATATTGGTGTTGGCCAGGTCATCAAGGGTGTGTCTCCCTATACAGTTTCGGATTCGTAACGCACAAGACAACAAAGCTGACTCAAAACAGGCTGGGATGAGGGTGTTACCCAGATGAAGGTCGGCGAGAAGGCCCTTCTCGACATCACTCCGTAAGtgacatcaacatcctcagaTTAGCTGATACTTGTAATGCTAACAATCACTGACAGTGACTACGGCTATGGTGCCCGGTAAGCTCTCAAACACGGACCATTGGCCATGATGCCTCTGGTGGCCAAGCTATACTATGAGGAAACAGCTAACACAGATAACAGTGGCTTCCCCGGTGCCATCCCTCCCAACGCCACTCTCCTCTTGTAAGTTGATTATAGGCTACCAGATAAATGAACAGCCTACTGACTACTCCTTCAGCGAGGTTGAGCTCCAGAAGATCAACTAAGTCTCCCAATTATCTACCGCTATCCTTCGATCGACTTTGGAAACATGAAGCTTCAACGGGCTTATGATGAGCTGCAATGCTCAAGAAACAGAACGATCGACCTGATGCTCATTATACCCCTACAGACATGTGGCATCGGGGTGCAGTATGGACTAAGGAACCAAACATGGTGACTTCTACATATTTCTTAGGGACGGTCAAATGAAGAATAATTGAGATCCAACGTGAACCTCTGCAATGACCACTGCTGGCATGAGTTGCTGGTGAACCAAAAGATGCATCAATAATTTTCAAGCATCTCAGTGCTCTGTCCCAAGCTAGTCAAGTATGTTTCTTTGTGGCGTAACTGAAGCTCTTGGTATGGCATCATGCGTAAAAATGCCCCGCGTCCATCGA contains:
- the FPR1 gene encoding FK506 binding protein proline rotamase rapamycin-binding protein (EggNog:ENOG41) yields the protein MGVQKTIISEGSGPSPQVGQKVTIQYTGWIKDESKPDNKGDQFDSSVGRGAFVVNIGVGQVIKGWDEGVTQMKVGEKALLDITPDYGYGARGFPGAIPPNATLLFEVELQKIN